The region AGCAGTTTCCTCTCCGAAGCCATCTCCCAACCTGACCTCCGCCACTATCTCTTCTCCATCCACAAAGCAACTCCCCACTCTAACAAACGCAATTCTCTTAAACCATTAAAACTAGCCGTAGAAACCATCGAAAAGACCATTTTATCCCCGGACTCTCCCGCTCAATCCTCATCTCTCCGTCTCACCGAACGCCTCCTTCTTTCATACTCCGATACCCCTTTCTGTAATTTCCTCCTCTCCCTAATCTACACTCTCACACAACAACCAATCAGTGCATCCCTTAGTCTCCTTAACATCTTctatttagacccgtcgtcgGCCCGGTCCGAGATCGCTCCGGTTATTTTTCAAGAATTGTTTTTAGTACATATTTTACCGGTTCTTGATTGGTTCAACGATCAACGGTCTAGAATTTCTAATTCTTGTTCTTCATCAGTGAATTATATTGGTTATGAGAGTGACTGTGACGTGTCTGTTGTTCTTCCGAGCTCGAAATTGTTGTCGAAGATGAGTGGAGGGCAAGCTATGGAGTTTAAAGAATTGGAGAGTGATTACGGAGATGTTCTTGATGAGAATTGCAGAGTTTTTGCTCAGTATTTTCAAGAGATTTTGAAGAATGGTGATGGAAATAGAGTGATTAGACCTCCGTCGGTGATCTTGAAGGTTGAGAAATTGGACGGTGGTGAAGATGGGACGATCAAAATTGAGGATTTGGGGTTCAAGAATGGACGGTATAATGTAATgcttacatttttatttttatttcattttcttaATTGGTTTAtcatctgaaaaaaaaattggttttattAGTGTTTTAATCAATATTAAAAGAATGGAATCGATGGTCCTAATTATCGATTTAACCGGTTCTTAATTaataagtatatatatttatactttaAACACATTTACTACTAATAAATGGATAACTCGTTAATCAATAAACAAACAATCTGATAAATTTTACAGTTTGACATATTCGATAATATTTTTTACGGTTGAAAGTGGTTGACCGTATTTTGTTAGAAAAAAATGAACCAAAATGATTTCATTTCACGATGAAACCAATTAAATCGGCCGGTTTGATTTAATTCTTCGAAATATTAGTTTTAGTACATTGGTTTtataattctatttttatttttggtacatgtaattttattttttatagattcaTTCACCTTGATGATTTTTGCTTTTGCATATGTCAACCGCACTGAGCAAGAATTGAtatgtggtattattttaaataaaatatcaatattttaAGTAGGTCCGCCTAAAATCAGTTTTGGACTGTATATATAATATGACAACTTGACAAGTCCGAAAACTTTATTGGATTTTTCTTCAAAACCATATGATTGGAATGCATATATATGGCTAGGAATATAGTCAATTCATTTACATTCTCACATAAGATATGATATTTATATGTACTAATAATGCATATACATCAACTTTAAATCTTTgcatattcaaaaattattttaaattttaattattatgtttttaaatagAATAGATTTGAATAGCCTGCAAGTTTTCTGGTTTCTACAAAGTCATAATTTCATAGAAATTTTTGTTGAatatatgattaattaaataggaCTTTTAACTAGCATGTTCTATGCTAAACTTGTTAACTTTCTAGTCCTACAAAAGTCTTAGTTTGACAAATCAATCTCAGTCTTGATTTATTGACTTTTTctattaatttcttttcaatttgcaGCCAATTTGGGCtgatgaaacaaaatcaattgaATTCTTGAGTTTCAGTGACAGCAACAGATCAAAGTCTCCTCTATCAACTTATCCTGAAAGAGTATCTGCAAATACTCTGAAACTTCAGAACTCCAAAGCATTGGCAGCTTCACCAGTTTCAGATTCTGATTCTGACATAGAGTCTTCTTTTGATGAAGATATAGTtaactcttcttcttcgtcAGAATCTGAAGCGGAAGTTCGGGTATAATTCGTTCATAACAAGAAATTAAATAGCTGTTCTTGACTGATTTAACAATGTCATTGTCTTTTAGGTAAAGAACAGAAAATTTGCATTGTTTGAGCCTAAAAAAAGCCAAATCGAGAAAAGGAAACAGACGATTGCCGCAGATTCTAGTAGGTACGTTTtcttaaaagtaaatattttaatttttcattgtCAACTTCAAGTTTATCATATTTGGATTTTTCATGTCAGGAGTTTTTCAGCAGAGCATGAAATGGGAGATGCTGACAATCCTCCAGGCTCAGGAAAACACACACCTCCGAAGGATTTTGTCTGTCCGATAACAAGCCATTTATTCGATGATCCGGTGACCCTCGAGACAGGACAGACATACGAACGAAAGGCGATTCAGGAATGGATGGATAGAGGACATTCAGCATGTCCAATCACGCGCCAGAGTTTATATAACACCCAATTGCCTAAGACAAATTATGTTCTGAAAAGACTTGTTGCAAGTTGGAAAGAACAGAATCCGGAATTCGGGTTGATCCAGTCTGAAAAACCACGAGAAGAGACTGAGACAAACGTCAAGCCGACAGTAGTAGCTCCGATTACTTCTCCTAACAGTGTCATTAGTCAAGCTACGTTTGATAGCATGATGAGCGAGCTTCGACAGGCTATTACTAGTCTTTGTATGTCTGAAATTCTGAACGAATCTGAAATGTCAGTTCTTCGTATTGAGCAATTCTGGCAGCAAGCGAACACGGATCTTGAATTTCAAAGTATGCTGTCAAAACCACCGGTTATAAACGGATTTGTCGAGATTCTTTTCAATTCTGTCGATCCACGAGTGTTGAAATCAACAGTTTTTCTTCTGTCTGAACTGGGATCAAGAGACAAGTGTGTGATCCAGACACTTACAAGAGTTGAATCTGATGTCGAATGTATTGTCGCGCTTTTCAAGAAGGGTTTATTCGAAGCTGTCGTATTGTTATATCTGTTAAGGCCTACTACAATGAGCTTATTAGAGATGGACATGGTGGATTCTCTTTTAACTGTCATCAAGAACAAAGAAGACAACGCGCTTAAGATGTTCTTGATGCCTAAAACAGCTGCTGTGCTTTTACTTGGACAAATCCTGAGCAGTAGTGAAGAAAGTATCGTTGTTTCTATCGGCAATGCGATTGTTTCGACCAAAGTAATTGAAAGTATTGCTGACTGCTTCGAAGCTGAGTTTCCTGCTGAACGGATAGCAGCAGTTGGGATTTTATCAAGATGCATGCAGGCATATGGAAAATGTAGAAATATGATTGCTGATAAAGCTCATTTGGGTCCAGTTTTGGACAGTTTTGTGAGCGCTAACGATGGAGAACGGTTTGAAATAGTTCGTTTTTTCTTCGAATTAGTCAAATTAAACAGGTAAGTTCAGTCTGGAGTTCAAGCATTTTATAATTGCATAAACTGTGGATTTTCTGAAATAAATTTGAGTCTTTGATTTTACTTAGGAGGACATTAAGTGAGCAAATTCTGCACATTATCAAGGATGAAGGTCCATTAAGTACAATGCACAGCCTTGTTAACTATCTGCAAACAGCTCTACAAGATCAATGTCCTGTCGTGGCGGGTCTCTTACTTCAACTTGATCTTCTggtaataaatttatattcctTCCACTTCTGTTTCTTTCacataataaacaattaataataaatcaaattgcATGATTGTTCTAGCAAACTATTGATCATATGGCAGGCTGTTCCAAGAAAGATGAGCATCTACCGAGAAGAGGCAATAGATACCCTCATTTCGTGCCTTGGAAAATCTGAATCTCCTGCTGCTCAATTAGCTGCTGCAGAAACCATCATGTCGTTACAAGGAAGATTCACTGCCTCCGGAAAGTCCCTTGCTAGAGCTTTTCTTCTGAAACGCGCCGGACTCAGGAAAAGTTACAGAAATCTTATGCGCGTGGAGAAAGTTGGAAATCCGTCAGGAGAGATTGAAGAAACATTGGTCAGATTCTCTAAAACTGCTAAAGAACTTACCttataagtttataaaaaattgtCAATCTTTAATTGGTGTTAATTAATCAACAGGAAGAAGAGAATGCAGCtgaaaattgggaaaaaaagGTGGCATTTGCTTTAGTGAGTCATGAATTTGGTTTAATCTTTGAGGCTTTAGCAGAAGGCATGAAGAGCAAAAATGCAGATCTACAATCCGCATGTTTTGTGTCAGCAACATGGCTTGTACATATGCTTAGTGTTCTTCCAGACACCGGGATACGAGGGGCGGCCCGAGTTTGCTTGCTCAAAAGcttcattactatttttaaatctGCAAAAGATGCAGAAGACAAAGTCCTTTCATTGCTTGCTCTAAAAAGCTTCATCAATGATCCTGGTACGAATAACTCTAGTTTAGTTACACTAAGTGGTTTACTTAAATGAAAGATTATGTATATGCTCATCATTCTGAATTGTAGAAGGGCTGCGAGATCTCACTGCGTGCATGAAAGATATCAAGAAAGGTTTGAGAGAGCTTAAGAAATCATCTCCCTTGGCAGTTGATATTCTGAATGTACTCTCCGAGGGGCGTGATCATAGTGCCGTAAGTTCATTAATTGTTTAAACTTACAAACTATGCACCACGGAAACAGAAATGCTGAAATCAGAAATATTAAAACAGGAAACGGcagaacaatattttttttattagaataggttataaatatatatatatatatatatatatatatatatatatatatatatatgcataaGCATAttcaaaaaacagaaaataaaatgcCGAAATGTAGAATTTGTgaagttttcgtgcaacatagctTATAGAACGAGCTTGTCTGGTATCAGGAATTATGGAACCATGAAGAACTTGCTCAAGTAGATTGCAGAGAGAGTGGAGAAGTATTATCAATTACTTGCTTCAAAGACAAAATATTTTCCGGCCATTCTGATGGAACCATAAAGGTAAACTGATTCAACAAATCAGCTTCACACTTCCAATTTTCATatagaaatatataattataaattcataTTTCGGATTCTGAAGGTTTGGACCGGTAGAGGAAGCATTCTTCATCTGatccaagaaattaaagaacATACAAAAGCTGTAACAAGCTTGGTTGTTTTACAATCAGGAGAAAGATTATATAGCGGTTCACTGGATAGAACTACACGAGTATGCTCTTATAGTTCTTCTTATTTCGTGATCAAAAATTCAATTTTCAGGAAAATTTCTTTAATCGTTTGATGATTAATTAGGTCTGGCTCATCGGAAACCAAACATTGGATTGTGTACAAGTTCATGACATGAAAGATCAGGTTCATAACCTAGTGGTTGCCAACAGCATTTCTTGCTTCATTCCTCAAGGTGCTGGTGTTAAGGTATATTTCTTATTTTCATTACAGTTAAAATGATTTTTCATACAAGTATGTAACCGAAAAACGCCTTTTTTTTAATCCTGTCAGGTTCATTCATGGAATGGAAGTACTAAATTGTTGAATCCAAATAAAAATGTCAAGTGCTTAACTCTTGTACAAGGAAAATTATACTGTGGATGTCATGATAGTAGTGTTCAGGTTCGTTACATTCACCTGctctatatattattattattaaatattttccttaaattgaatttctgaattaaatattttctttCAGGAAATAGATTTGGCAACAGGAACACTTGTTACCATTCAACATGGGTTAAGAAAATTAATAGGAAAATCAAATCCTATACATGCATTACAAGTTGGCAATGGACTAATATATGCAGCCAGCTCTGCCTTAGATGGAGCAGCTATTAAGGTATAACTTAAAAAGGATCATCTCTAATTTTATTTGTCACTTATATTTCTCAATTACAATGGTGAAGGGGAATGTTTGATTTTGAGATTTACGGGATCCTGACATCGCGATAAAAGTTATATGATATCAGAACTTTTATGATCGAAAAGTTTAGAATTTAATCCTTGGCCATTTCTAATTTGACTAATGACTGTCTAATAAATATTTGTGTGCAGAGTTGTATTAGAGATAATAAACCGATAGTCGAACTTCACTTAACAATTTAAACTTTTGGGTGAATTGGTTATTTGACGCTAacgtattttgtttttttagattTGGAATGCATCAAACTATGGTCAGGTTGGTGCATTGGCAACAACATTGGAAGTAAGAGCTATGGTAATAAGTTCAGAGCTAATCTATTTAGGGTCTAAGGGAGGAATTGTAGAAATTTGGGATCAGAAAAACCAAACTAGAGTTGAAACATTACAAACTGGCATTGAAGGGGCTAGGATTCTTTGCATGGCTCTTGATACTAACGAAGAAATGTTAGTCATCGGAACCTCAGATGGTCGAATTCAGGTTAAACATtgcatctttttttttcttttattccaTCAAACTGTGCTGTTACGATATTTAGAGTGTgcaaaatcgaaccaaaccggACTACAAATTTGATCAATTCAATTTGCTATCAAAACAAATTGgtttttcagttcggttttggACATACAAAATATCGGATAAATTTTAGCACTAACTGAAGAACCAAAATTCAACCGAACTGActattttggtttggtttgaaccAAATGCGCTCTCGTAATGATATCTATTGTGCAATAAGTCCAAATCTTTttaagtttttctttttaataactTTGCAAACACCATTCTGTTTTGCAGGCATGGGGACTGAGCTAAAAGTTCAGGGAGcggaaaaaagaaaattaatttacattaatTCTTTACATAAGacgatattattattattattatttttagatgaGATTCATTTTTGCACATTTTAGATAATCAAACTCCGTGGAGATTTATTCTTgaaaatatgtatatacatattttatataaataatgattGTACTTGTTTTACTTACTTAAATTTAgagaattaattaataaaaacagcTCCATTATACATAGACGgaaatgttatatgttatgTTGCATAGAATGATTTTCAATGTAACATTTTTGTTTCCAAAAATACTTGTAAgacttcaaattttatatttataaggcATAAGGTACAAACAAATCCTCAAGTATTCCTTAAGAAACACATaatctcttttatttaattttaaaccacttaagccttctaaatttttaaaatggtgcAAATAATTAAAGTCTGTTAAAACAAACAGAAAGTGCAATAGCACAAACCCATCTGTCAATCCTCCACTAATTGCTTCTTAATTCTTCAAAATCCAATCCAAAAAAACTCCCCTGATTTAGAAATCTCACTTTATCTCTCCAGagtcaaatataacaaaaatacaGCGCAAGAAAAAAAACTGTtgctaaatgttttaaatttttctgtactttaaaaaatttgaaaaatgcaATCTCTAAATCCAATTCTTCCATTGACTATCAAACAACCTTGTTCATCAAAAGAATCGAAACTCAATTCTTTTTTTGATCCACCTGAACTAATGTTACTAAAACAAGAAATCTTTAATTTTGATGAACCAACCgtaaatttttaatatcttaaagaaaaacaaactaGCATTTCTATAAGGAAGCTTCTTTTGTCAAGAACTTCTAGCTTTACAGGTATTTCTACTGTTTCAACTGCCGTTGCTTCTCCTGTCAATTCTTAACATCGAAGACGACGACATATTGCCTACGATGCAGGGAAATCTCGAGAAAGGTGCGTTTTCCGTTTCAAAAATATTTGTCTTCGAAATTCTTAGAAACTCTTGAAAAATGTTTCGGGGTGTTTGTGTATATAATAAAAGTTAGATGCCGctttttaaaaatcttaaaaaactAATAATTGCCTTTttttagaacaaaaaaaaagagttataGCTCAAGTGGCATAAACGTTGAGTAGCAAACTATTAAAATCGTAGATTTAGTTTTTCCCACAAATGCTCTCTCCtcttcaattatcaaaaaaaaaactttttttctttctaaacaCATAATGAcataaaaatctaattatatttatatttaaattttttattctattttatataggcctaattatataaaaaccacccagcttgaaaaaaaaaactatttacaCCATTTCTTGGGTTAAGGTTCCGTCTCTAtcctaaaacattaaattgacctcttttcatttgaaaaaaaattcaaaataatccttcaatttaaatttacataCTAATTAGAGTTagtgttattaattatacaaaaactttcttctaaatttttttaaaaaaattgatttattttactttttccCCGGTTTTCCTCCTTCTCGCCTAAAAAGAGGTGTTGTTGTTCCTCTTCTCAGGGAGCTGATGCTCCTCCCGTGTTGCTCCTCTTCTCAAACGAGGAGGTTTCTCCTCCTCCTCGACTGAAAACcggaaaaaagtaaaaaatattattatttttgcaaaaaaaaatccatatggTCGGTAGCAGGTTCGTAAATCGGAGGAGTACGGTAGTGGATCGGAagtgtattttaatttatttaattttttaataaattttttaaaaataattaattaataggacttatttgaatatttttaaagttgaagaACTTGTTTGTATTTATCCATACAGAAAAAAAGAAtacaaacaatttttttttctatgtaAGGGTGTAAACGAAAAATATTCAACGTAggtagtttttaaataattaatctttctatATAATATAATAGTAACTTGTTTATATAAAGatatattatatttagaattttagaatttttaatattcataaacatatatgaatatatatttattattaacacATTTTCTacataattattttctaaattttggGAAACGTCATTTTTCTGTGTCTATTCCCGTGTCCGAATCTATTTCCATACAAAATAggtcatgtttggttcatgaaataggtgcggaatggaatagctatttcatataaaatgaaaattttttgCTTTGATTTATGGAATAGGTATTCCACGGAATTGGTATTCCATAATTTTGTGGAATAAGTAttgttattccataattttatggaataagtacttctctcaaaaactaaagaatgacTATTCTATTTCATGTTATTCAATTatatgaaccaaacatggccataGTGTATTGCTAATGAAGCTCCATTCCTTCACTGTTGGGTAATATTTTCAGGAATGGAATTGGTTGTTTATTTTATGTCGCCTATTGGAGaggtaatttttgaaaaagagAAGAAAGGAGGAAATGATGGAGATGACTTTTGCATAGTCCATGTaagcatatttttttaaaacagttAGCGGAAGTTAGCAGAAATTagctattattataaatatattgtctagctattaaattatttttttaatcaacgTGCTGCGGAGAGTCGGAGTTGAAAGAACGACCTCACGCACACAGAGCCTTACCAACTGGGTTAAGAGCTCAAGTGCTATTTTAAAGTacattcttattttattttaattgtaatttttttacacATGTCAGTTAACAGTTGTGATCGTTAAAAAATTTTAACAGAAAAAGTTTGATCACTTTAAGTGatctaaaaacaaattataagaTGGTTATTTGTTCCTTTAAGAATATTTAAGGagttttttgtattatttgtttatttattattaattcttttaaaaatagtatttttcattttcaacatTTCCATTACAATATTTTTTCATCCGTCCGGTTTAAGAACGGATAAATAAGTTTTCCATCGAGattaataaagtaaaataattttttattgttattaatttaCTCTCATTAATTGTtacttttgttaaaaaattgcATAATAAAGTTGTCTATTTCTTCTGTGAAATTatcttattatattaattattatttttattatagaatACTTTttgtcttatttatttttttaatatgtttgttCCAAAATTATTGCCCATTTCTAGTAAATACTAAATAGCAaaccttaaaattaatttttttagattataCTTATTTAAATCCCATTAACGAGCTAttatttattactccctccgtctcaaatTAATAGGCactattctaaaaaaatttgtcccaaattatagacAGTCATTTATtactaaaatgataaaatgggATGGATACCCTTATTAATTATACTATATTatattaaagggttaattacatataaaatcaccacctttatacgaattttcaaaaataacacgacctttaaaacgtgtcaattcagggcatcacctttcatttcttttcaaaaacaacatggatacgttttttgataaaattttgctgacttggacacccgatgagagtgccacgtgtcatgccacgtcagcaaaaatgccactaaaattgtgcccgtgttatttttgaaaagaaatgaaaggtggtgccctgaattgccacgttttaaaggtcgtgttatttttgcaatttcgtgtaaaggtggtgattttatatgtaattaaccctatattAAAAGAAGAGCAAACACCACTAAAAAGCAAAGTCAACATTACATTAAATAAGAGTAAATATGATATGTTTTTATGAAATTACtcattttatatagattttCTAAATTCCTTAATATTTGTGTTAGTCCTAAACTGTCTATCAATTTGGGGCGGAGGAAATACTATTTATTAAGATATACTACTATAACTAAATCGTGGCTACATTCAATAAGAGtatagtaaaaaaatagaaacaaattGTAAAGGttcataatattaatttattttcttaaattatatgataaataaaataataaagtggACAAATATATTATAGCAGAGAGagtattttataaaaactagTGTCATTTTACATGTTTCATATGTGGCTTATAATGTGAATcgtcatttaatattttattactcactgattatttattatatataaaacgaaaaataatttaataataattgtatattattttttattactataataattttattttaatatactcACTCACTAAggaaattgtaattaaattataagatatgaatattaaaaatatcaaatgaaaataaaatgaattagaATAATTAGGTTTGTCTCACGCGCATTTCACATCGTGTGTAATACACAatccttttcttttaaaatagaacctaaaaattaaaataaattaaatataaaaacaagatatagatataaatataatttttaaaaaagaacaaataaacattaaaatatcggatgcaaaattattaaaataaaatttaatttaacccaTATATATGCCtttctttaaaaaatcaataaaattattaaaataaaatttaaccatTCAAAAATATCTtgatttttaacttattttgttTAAGTTCTCACCTTTTaaaattctcaattttttttatttttattttttca is a window of Mercurialis annua linkage group LG2, ddMerAnnu1.2, whole genome shotgun sequence DNA encoding:
- the LOC126669161 gene encoding putative E3 ubiquitin-protein ligase LIN-1 isoform X4 encodes the protein MGRSKLRIWGSRMDGIINRSKSPLSTYPERVSANTLKLQNSKALAASPVSDSDSDIESSFDEDIVNSSSSSESEAEVRVKNRKFALFEPKKSQIEKRKQTIAADSSRSFSAEHEMGDADNPPGSGKHTPPKDFVCPITSHLFDDPVTLETGQTYERKAIQEWMDRGHSACPITRQSLYNTQLPKTNYVLKRLVASWKEQNPEFGLIQSEKPREETETNVKPTVVAPITSPNSVISQATFDSMMSELRQAITSLCMSEILNESEMSVLRIEQFWQQANTDLEFQSMLSKPPVINGFVEILFNSVDPRVLKSTVFLLSELGSRDKCVIQTLTRVESDVECIVALFKKGLFEAVVLLYLLRPTTMSLLEMDMVDSLLTVIKNKEDNALKMFLMPKTAAVLLLGQILSSSEESIVVSIGNAIVSTKVIESIADCFEAEFPAERIAAVGILSRCMQAYGKCRNMIADKAHLGPVLDSFVSANDGERFEIVRFFFELVKLNRRTLSEQILHIIKDEGPLSTMHSLVNYLQTALQDQCPVVAGLLLQLDLLAVPRKMSIYREEAIDTLISCLGKSESPAAQLAAAETIMSLQGRFTASGKSLARAFLLKRAGLRKSYRNLMRVEKVGNPSGEIEETLEEENAAENWEKKVAFALVSHEFGLIFEALAEGMKSKNADLQSACFVSATWLVHMLSVLPDTGIRGAARVCLLKSFITIFKSAKDAEDKVLSLLALKSFINDPEGLRDLTACMKDIKKGLRELKKSSPLAVDILNVLSEGRDHSAELWNHEELAQVDCRESGEVLSITCFKDKIFSGHSDGTIKVWTGRGSILHLIQEIKEHTKAVTSLVVLQSGERLYSGSLDRTTRVWLIGNQTLDCVQVHDMKDQVHNLVVANSISCFIPQGAGVKVHSWNGSTKLLNPNKNVKCLTLVQGKLYCGCHDSSVQEIDLATGTLVTIQHGLRKLIGKSNPIHALQVGNGLIYAASSALDGAAIKIWNASNYGQVGALATTLEVRAMVISSELIYLGSKGGIVEIWDQKNQTRVETLQTGIEGARILCMALDTNEEMLVIGTSDGRIQAWGLS